A genomic window from Flavobacterium azooxidireducens includes:
- a CDS encoding MlaE family ABC transporter permease — protein sequence MKKFSNLKIIPSVNKTKEQIIKLSDKTLRKKEETSSFLTKTADVTLFITQIFKETFSRDFEFKEFLKQCYQIGYKTLPLISITGTIMGLVLTIQSRPVLIKFGAETMLPSMVALSIIREMGPVITALICAGKIGSGIGAELGSMKVTEQIDAMEVSSTNPIRFLIVTRVLATTLMIPILVLYADGLGILGSWMGANIKGDVSFVLFFSQAFKPVEFIDFIPALIKTFFFGAAIGLVGCYKGFNAGRGTESVGKAANSAVVLASLLVIIIDMIAVQITDMFI from the coding sequence ATGAAAAAATTCTCCAATTTAAAAATTATACCGTCGGTTAATAAAACCAAAGAACAAATCATCAAACTGAGTGATAAAACACTTCGTAAGAAAGAAGAAACAAGTTCTTTTTTAACGAAAACTGCTGATGTAACGTTGTTCATTACACAAATTTTTAAAGAAACATTTTCTCGGGATTTTGAGTTCAAAGAATTTTTGAAACAATGTTATCAAATTGGATATAAAACACTACCACTTATTTCTATTACAGGAACAATTATGGGATTGGTTCTTACCATTCAATCACGTCCTGTTTTGATAAAATTTGGTGCAGAAACCATGTTGCCAAGTATGGTTGCACTTTCAATTATTCGGGAAATGGGTCCGGTAATCACCGCCTTAATTTGTGCAGGAAAAATTGGTTCCGGAATTGGAGCAGAATTAGGTTCGATGAAAGTAACCGAGCAAATTGATGCCATGGAAGTTTCCTCTACCAATCCGATTCGGTTTTTAATTGTTACAAGAGTATTAGCCACCACATTAATGATACCAATTCTGGTTTTATATGCCGATGGTTTAGGAATTTTAGGCAGTTGGATGGGAGCGAATATTAAAGGAGATGTTTCGTTTGTGCTATTCTTTTCTCAAGCTTTCAAACCGGTTGAATTTATTGATTTTATCCCGGCTTTAATCAAAACCTTCTTTTTTGGTGCCGCCATTGGTTTGGTTGGATGCTACAAAGGTTTTAATGCAGGAAGAGGCACAGAAAGTGTTGGGAAAGCCGCAAATTCCGCAGTAGTTTTAGCTTCTTTATTAGTGATTATAATCGATATGATTGCAGTTCAAATTACAGATATGTTTATATGA
- a CDS encoding ABC transporter ATP-binding protein yields MMNDQTNRKKVVEITNLKKSFGNQVILKDVTLSLYEGENLVVLGKSGTGKSVLIKCLVGLLPTDSGTISVFDENMTAASGKELASIREKMGFLFQSGALYDSMTVRQNIEFPLRRIKKDLTEEQIEEKVKEVLENVGLADSIDKMPSELSGGMRKRISLARTLVIDPKIMLYDEPTTGLDPITSNEISMLILEIQKKYKTSSIIITHDIKCAQKTANRIIMLDEGLIYKEGSLEEFETSTDTTLQSFFN; encoded by the coding sequence ATGATGAACGATCAAACAAATAGAAAAAAAGTGGTTGAGATAACCAATCTTAAAAAATCGTTTGGCAATCAAGTGATTTTAAAAGATGTTACTTTATCGTTATACGAAGGAGAAAATTTAGTTGTTCTCGGAAAATCAGGAACCGGAAAATCGGTTTTAATTAAATGTTTGGTGGGATTATTGCCAACAGATAGCGGAACAATTTCGGTTTTTGATGAAAACATGACAGCTGCTTCGGGAAAAGAATTAGCTTCTATCAGAGAAAAAATGGGATTTCTTTTTCAAAGTGGAGCGTTGTATGATTCGATGACGGTGAGACAAAACATTGAATTTCCGCTACGACGGATAAAAAAAGATCTCACTGAAGAGCAAATTGAAGAAAAGGTAAAAGAAGTTTTGGAAAATGTGGGCTTAGCCGATTCAATCGACAAAATGCCTTCTGAACTTTCGGGCGGAATGCGAAAAAGAATCAGTTTGGCTCGAACGCTCGTTATTGATCCGAAAATAATGTTATATGATGAACCAACAACCGGACTAGATCCGATTACATCTAATGAAATTAGTATGCTTATTTTAGAAATTCAAAAGAAATATAAAACATCATCCATCATTATTACACATGATATCAAATGTGCTCAAAAAACAGCCAACCGAATTATTATGTTAGACGAAGGATTAATTTATAAAGAAGGAAGTTTAGAAGAATTCGAAACATCAACAGATACAACATTACAATCATTTTTTAATTAA
- a CDS encoding MlaD family protein, with product METHSQNFKIRLGLFVAGGIALFVFAIFIIGKQKNLFNPVYSLTTTFYNVSGLQVGNKVRFSGIDVGTVDNIQIINDSTVKVNLFIRKEVQQYIKTNSEVAIASEGLIGDKMLQITQGTHNASFAKDGQYLKSLEPVEIDAIMASLQSTVDNAEIISDELAAIMININSGEGTLGRLIKDTVIAENLSQTMQNLKSSSKGLDENMEAAKENFLLRGYFNRKEKAELKAKKKRKRKEKKSEKKKNAKQKKQKRRKINFNYQKDLYF from the coding sequence ATGGAAACTCATTCTCAAAATTTCAAAATCAGACTCGGTTTATTTGTAGCCGGAGGTATAGCATTATTTGTTTTTGCCATTTTCATTATCGGAAAACAAAAAAACTTATTTAATCCGGTTTATTCACTCACCACCACTTTTTATAATGTGAGTGGCTTGCAAGTTGGAAATAAAGTTCGGTTTTCCGGAATTGATGTAGGAACGGTTGATAATATTCAAATTATCAATGATTCCACCGTTAAAGTAAACTTATTTATCCGAAAAGAAGTGCAACAATACATCAAAACAAATAGCGAAGTTGCCATTGCTTCGGAGGGTTTAATTGGTGATAAAATGCTTCAAATTACGCAAGGAACACACAATGCTTCATTTGCAAAAGATGGTCAATACTTAAAATCTTTAGAGCCGGTTGAAATTGATGCAATTATGGCGAGTTTACAATCCACAGTTGATAATGCTGAAATAATTTCAGATGAATTGGCTGCAATAATGATTAATATTAATAGTGGCGAAGGTACATTGGGAAGATTGATTAAAGATACGGTTATAGCCGAAAATTTAAGTCAGACCATGCAAAACCTTAAAAGTAGTTCTAAAGGTTTGGATGAAAATATGGAAGCCGCTAAAGAAAATTTTCTTTTAAGAGGTTATTTTAACCGTAAAGAAAAAGCGGAATTGAAAGCTAAGAAAAAGCGGAAGAGAAAAGAGAAAAAATCAGAAAAGAAGAAGAACGCAAAGCAGAAGAAGCAAAAAAGAAGAAAAATTAATTTTAATTATCAGAAAGATTTATATTTTTGA